A genomic region of Streptomyces rimosus contains the following coding sequences:
- a CDS encoding carboxymuconolactone decarboxylase family protein → MDARLNLFGSPTAGKFLKHLVSAGQAVTDSGLPAATQELVKIRASQINGCGFCTDMHTKEAVAAGETAVRLSLVAVWREATVFTEAERAALELAEQGTRIADAAGGVPDEVWANAAKHYDEEQLAALVSLIALINAFNRMNVIVQQPAGDYRPGQFK, encoded by the coding sequence ATGGACGCCCGTCTCAACCTCTTCGGCAGCCCGACCGCCGGCAAGTTCCTCAAGCACCTCGTCTCGGCGGGACAGGCCGTCACGGACTCGGGCCTGCCCGCCGCGACGCAGGAGCTGGTGAAGATCCGCGCGAGCCAGATCAACGGGTGCGGCTTCTGCACCGACATGCACACCAAGGAGGCCGTCGCCGCCGGTGAGACGGCGGTACGTCTGAGCCTGGTGGCGGTGTGGCGGGAGGCCACGGTCTTCACCGAGGCCGAGCGCGCCGCACTGGAGCTGGCGGAGCAGGGCACCCGGATCGCGGACGCGGCCGGCGGGGTCCCGGACGAGGTCTGGGCGAACGCCGCCAAGCACTACGACGAGGAGCAGCTCGCCGCGCTGGTGTCCCTGATCGCGCTCATCAACGCCTTCAACCGGATGAACGTGATCGTCCAGCAGCCCGCGGGCGACTACCGGCCCGGGCAGTTCAAGTAA
- a CDS encoding DUF7144 family membrane protein, translated as MAEQTSAGQSRQSAPAPEPHIRPVTIGGVVFAVCILSVVGAYHVIAGLAAIIDHNFYRSQQNYAYDFSVSGWGWIQLISGIVIVAAAFNLFSGRTWARAVGIGVAVASMLETFFFTPYYPVWSVVLIALDVLVIWSLATYGHREAHKVYNAPL; from the coding sequence ATGGCTGAGCAGACTTCGGCAGGGCAGAGCCGGCAGAGCGCACCGGCACCGGAGCCCCACATTCGCCCGGTCACGATCGGCGGGGTCGTGTTCGCCGTGTGCATCCTGTCCGTCGTGGGGGCCTACCACGTGATCGCGGGCCTCGCCGCGATCATCGACCACAACTTCTACCGGTCGCAGCAGAACTACGCCTACGACTTCAGCGTCAGCGGGTGGGGTTGGATCCAGCTGATCTCCGGCATCGTCATCGTCGCGGCCGCGTTCAACCTTTTCAGCGGCCGCACCTGGGCGCGCGCCGTCGGTATCGGCGTGGCGGTGGCCAGCATGCTGGAGACCTTCTTCTTCACCCCGTACTACCCCGTGTGGTCGGTGGTCCTCATCGCGCTGGACGTGCTGGTGATCTGGTCCCTGGCCACGTACGGGCACCGGGAGGCCCACAAGGTCTACAACGCGCCGTTGTAG
- a CDS encoding response regulator transcription factor, protein MPAALRTAPKSRRPAGPEKPGRASDLRVRLQELGGDARSANSAVTACLVWVADLLVDIADGLDDPRSAAALVDEAAAVLASAPRRARTVRNPAPPAEPLTARELTVLRRLQTGDPLRRIADDLFVSHNTVKSHTRAVYRKLGAHSRAEALRRARERGLLHQRPGRE, encoded by the coding sequence ATGCCCGCTGCGCTGCGCACCGCGCCGAAGAGCCGCCGTCCGGCCGGGCCGGAGAAGCCCGGACGGGCGTCCGATCTGCGTGTACGGCTCCAGGAACTGGGCGGCGACGCCCGGTCGGCGAACTCGGCCGTGACGGCCTGCCTGGTGTGGGTCGCCGACCTCCTCGTGGACATCGCGGACGGGCTGGACGACCCCCGGTCCGCTGCGGCCCTGGTGGACGAGGCGGCGGCGGTGCTGGCCTCGGCGCCCCGGCGGGCCCGGACCGTACGGAATCCGGCGCCACCGGCCGAGCCGCTGACCGCACGGGAACTGACCGTGCTCCGGCGCCTGCAGACCGGGGACCCGCTGCGGCGGATCGCCGACGACCTGTTCGTGTCGCACAACACCGTCAAGAGCCATACCCGCGCGGTCTACCGCAAACTCGGCGCCCACTCCCGGGCCGAGGCGCTGCGCCGGGCCAGGGAGCGGGGGCTCCTCCATCAGCGCCCCGGCCGGGAGTGA
- a CDS encoding DUF2252 domain-containing protein codes for MADAGRTHPSPQERAARGRAARALVPRSRHAEFAPAADRPDPVAVVERQSASRLPELVPLRYGRMLESPFRFFRGAAAVMAGDLAGTPSTGLRAQLCGDAHLLNFRLLASPERHLIFDINDFDETLPGPWEWDVKRLSASLVIAGRANGFGGPERARVVRETVRAYREAMDGYAGMRNLDVWYARIDADELYGALSEGWAKEDRRRVSRVLAKARTRDHLQALNRLALTVGDELRIAPDPPLVVPLGDLLPDVERAHLEQQLRELVDRYARTLQADRRTLLAQYRVADMARKVVGVGSVGTRCWIVLLLGRDDTDPLLLQAKEAQESVLAPYAGPGPFSNQGERVVSGQRLMQAASDMFLGWERVEGLDGRQRDFYLRQLRDWKAIPQADTMSPGLMRQFGRLCGTTLARAHARSGDRIAIAAYLGRSDAFDRALAEFAERYADQNERDHRALAEAARTGRVAAASVA; via the coding sequence ATGGCCGACGCCGGGCGCACGCATCCGTCACCGCAGGAGCGGGCCGCGCGCGGCCGGGCCGCCCGCGCGCTGGTGCCGCGTTCCCGGCACGCGGAGTTCGCGCCCGCGGCCGACCGGCCCGATCCGGTCGCCGTCGTCGAGCGGCAGTCGGCGAGCAGGCTCCCGGAGCTGGTGCCGCTCCGGTACGGGCGGATGCTCGAATCCCCGTTCCGCTTCTTCCGCGGGGCCGCCGCCGTCATGGCGGGCGACCTGGCCGGTACGCCGTCCACCGGGCTGCGGGCCCAACTGTGCGGGGACGCGCACCTGTTGAACTTCCGGCTGCTCGCCTCACCGGAACGGCACCTGATCTTCGACATCAACGACTTCGACGAGACGCTGCCCGGCCCCTGGGAGTGGGACGTCAAACGGCTGTCAGCCAGCCTCGTCATCGCCGGGCGCGCCAACGGCTTCGGCGGGCCGGAGCGGGCCCGGGTGGTGCGGGAGACGGTCCGCGCGTACCGCGAGGCGATGGACGGCTACGCCGGGATGCGCAACCTCGACGTGTGGTACGCGCGGATCGACGCGGACGAGCTGTACGGCGCGCTGAGCGAGGGCTGGGCCAAGGAGGACCGGCGGCGGGTCTCCCGGGTCCTCGCCAAGGCCCGTACCCGCGACCACCTCCAGGCCCTGAACCGGCTCGCCCTCACCGTCGGCGACGAGCTGCGGATCGCGCCCGACCCGCCGCTCGTCGTGCCGCTCGGCGACCTTCTGCCGGACGTCGAACGCGCGCACCTGGAGCAGCAGTTGCGGGAGCTGGTCGATCGTTACGCGCGGACGCTCCAGGCCGACCGGCGGACGCTCCTCGCGCAGTACCGGGTGGCCGACATGGCCCGCAAGGTGGTTGGTGTCGGCAGTGTGGGCACGCGCTGCTGGATCGTCCTGCTGCTCGGCCGGGACGACACGGACCCGCTCCTCCTCCAGGCCAAGGAGGCACAGGAGTCGGTGCTCGCGCCGTACGCCGGGCCGGGCCCCTTCTCGAACCAGGGGGAACGGGTCGTCAGCGGGCAGCGGCTGATGCAGGCGGCCAGCGACATGTTCCTGGGCTGGGAGCGGGTCGAGGGCCTGGACGGGCGGCAACGCGACTTCTACTTGCGCCAGTTGCGCGACTGGAAGGCCATCCCCCAGGCCGACACGATGTCGCCCGGTCTGATGCGCCAGTTCGGCCGGCTGTGCGGCACCACGCTGGCCCGGGCCCACGCCCGGTCCGGTGACCGGATCGCCATCGCCGCCTACCTGGGCCGCTCCGACGCCTTCGACCGCGCGCTCGCGGAGTTCGCCGAGCGCTACGCCGACCAGAACGAGCGCGACCACCGGGCGCTGGCCGAGGCGGCGCGTACCGGCCGGGTGGCCGCGGCGTCAGTCGCCTGA
- a CDS encoding YhjD/YihY/BrkB family envelope integrity protein — protein MMAFTGLARPLAGRIVRQLVSVNILDLATRLAAQAFLTALPMLIAVSSFCPYAVRQELLSSLRSLVGADSPVLAQVAVANGGRDQALHSWGTVGVLVALLSATAFTRVLQRVCERSWHLPRSGARIVAWRWALWLVVWIVALLYQGLLHRAFGAGPGLGVPLQMVGAVAMWWWTQHLLLAGRVRWLPLLPGALLAGVGVVAFSWASGLWLPRALTRSVERYGQLGSVFTLLSWLILFFATVVVGIAVGQVLAHTGSLRRRLGLPDEPSGD, from the coding sequence ATGATGGCGTTCACCGGTCTCGCCCGGCCGCTGGCGGGACGTATCGTGCGGCAACTGGTGAGCGTCAACATCCTGGATCTCGCGACCCGGCTGGCGGCGCAGGCGTTCCTGACCGCGTTGCCGATGCTGATCGCGGTGTCGTCCTTCTGCCCGTATGCCGTGCGGCAGGAGCTGCTGAGCTCGCTGCGTTCCCTGGTCGGTGCGGACAGTCCGGTGCTGGCGCAGGTGGCCGTGGCCAACGGGGGCCGGGACCAGGCGCTGCACAGCTGGGGAACGGTCGGTGTGCTGGTCGCCCTGCTGTCCGCCACCGCCTTCACGCGGGTTCTTCAGCGGGTGTGTGAACGCTCCTGGCACCTGCCGCGTTCGGGCGCCCGGATCGTGGCCTGGCGCTGGGCGCTGTGGCTCGTGGTGTGGATCGTGGCACTCCTGTACCAGGGGCTGCTGCACCGGGCGTTCGGCGCGGGGCCGGGGCTGGGGGTGCCCCTCCAGATGGTGGGAGCCGTCGCGATGTGGTGGTGGACCCAGCATCTGCTGCTCGCCGGGCGGGTGCGCTGGCTGCCGTTGCTGCCGGGGGCGCTGCTGGCCGGGGTGGGCGTGGTGGCGTTCTCCTGGGCTTCCGGGCTCTGGCTGCCGCGCGCGCTGACGCGGAGCGTCGAGCGGTACGGGCAGCTCGGCTCCGTCTTCACGCTCCTGTCGTGGCTGATTCTCTTCTTCGCCACCGTCGTGGTCGGCATCGCCGTCGGGCAAGTGCTGGCCCATACGGGGTCCCTCCGGCGGCGGCTGGGACTGCCCGATGAGCCGTCAGGCGACTGA